One Pseudomonas sp. AN-1 genomic region harbors:
- the aroC gene encoding chorismate synthase codes for MSGNTYGKLFTVTTAGESHGPALVAIVDGCPPGLELSLDDLQRDLDRRKPGTSRHTTQRQEADEVEILSGVFEGKTTGCPIGLLIRNTDQKSKDYSAIKDLFRPAHADYTYHHKYGLRDYRGGGRSSARETAMRVAAGAIAKKYLAGLGIQVRGYMSQLGPIEIPFKTWDSVEQNAFFSPDPDKVPELEAYMDQLRRDQDSVGAKITVVAEGVPPGLGEPIFDRLDAELAHALMSINAVKGVEIGAGFASVAQRGTEHRDELTPEGFLSNHAGGILGGISSGQPIVAHLALKPTSSITTPGRSIDVDGNPVEVITKGRHDPCVGIRATPIAEAMMAIVLMDHLLRHRAQNAEVRVGTPVLPQL; via the coding sequence ATGTCTGGCAATACTTACGGCAAGCTGTTCACCGTCACCACCGCCGGTGAAAGCCATGGTCCGGCGCTGGTCGCCATCGTCGACGGCTGCCCGCCCGGGCTGGAGCTGTCGCTGGACGACCTGCAGCGCGACCTCGACCGCCGCAAGCCCGGCACCAGCCGCCACACCACCCAGCGCCAGGAAGCCGACGAGGTGGAGATCCTCTCCGGCGTGTTCGAAGGCAAGACCACCGGCTGCCCGATCGGCCTGCTGATCCGCAACACGGACCAGAAGTCCAAGGACTACTCGGCGATCAAGGACCTGTTCCGCCCGGCCCACGCCGACTACACCTACCACCACAAGTACGGCCTGCGCGACTACCGTGGCGGCGGCCGCAGCTCGGCGCGCGAGACCGCCATGCGCGTCGCCGCCGGCGCCATCGCCAAGAAGTACCTGGCCGGCCTCGGCATCCAGGTACGCGGCTACATGAGTCAGCTCGGCCCGATCGAGATCCCGTTCAAGACCTGGGACAGCGTCGAGCAGAACGCCTTCTTCAGCCCCGACCCGGACAAGGTGCCGGAACTCGAGGCCTACATGGACCAGCTGCGCCGCGACCAGGATTCGGTCGGCGCCAAGATCACCGTGGTCGCCGAAGGCGTGCCGCCGGGTCTCGGCGAGCCGATCTTCGACCGCCTGGATGCCGAGCTGGCCCACGCGCTGATGAGCATCAACGCGGTCAAGGGCGTGGAGATCGGCGCCGGCTTCGCCAGCGTCGCCCAGCGCGGCACCGAGCACCGCGACGAGCTGACCCCGGAGGGCTTCCTGTCCAACCATGCCGGCGGCATCCTCGGCGGCATCTCCTCGGGCCAGCCGATAGTCGCGCACCTGGCGCTCAAGCCCACCTCCAGCATCACCACCCCCGGCCGTTCCATCGACGTCGACGGCAACCCGGTGGAGGTGATCACCAAGGGCCGCCACGATCCGTGCGTCGGCATCCGCGCCACGCCGATCGCCGAGGCGATGATGGCCATCGTGCTGATGGACCACCTGCTGCGCCACCGCGCGCAGAACGCCGAGGTGCGGGTCGGCACTCCGGTACTGCCGCAGCTGTGA
- a CDS encoding LysR family transcriptional regulator yields MAFDWNDIPVLLALERHGTLAAAARALAVNPTTVSRRLQAAERALQARLFLRDSGRYRPTPAGEVLLQRAAALQGDVQGMLLAAREEAQSVAGSVRLTSVEFLLAHWLIPQLPELAARHPQLDLQLLGDNRDLSFTRHEADLALRLARPQQDAALVMRKVGELGYAVYGAERFAAVRAEDWRGLPWLGYADGLAQLPEARWLQRLDPQGGLCLRVTAVTSLQRACQAGLGLALLPCLVGEVPGLFRLSGVELSRELWLLCHRDLRQTLRFRAVADWLAERAAADAPRLAGLAPLAGERCD; encoded by the coding sequence ATGGCCTTCGACTGGAACGACATTCCCGTGCTGCTGGCGCTGGAGCGCCACGGCACCCTGGCCGCGGCGGCGCGGGCGCTGGCGGTCAACCCGACCACCGTCAGCCGGCGCCTGCAGGCGGCCGAGCGGGCGCTGCAGGCGCGCCTGTTCCTGCGCGACAGCGGCCGCTACCGGCCGACCCCGGCCGGCGAGGTGCTGCTGCAGCGCGCCGCCGCCCTGCAGGGCGACGTGCAGGGCATGCTGCTGGCCGCCCGCGAGGAGGCGCAGAGCGTGGCCGGCAGCGTGCGCCTGACCTCGGTGGAGTTCCTCCTCGCCCACTGGCTGATTCCGCAGCTGCCCGAGCTGGCCGCGCGCCACCCGCAGCTCGACCTGCAGCTGCTGGGCGACAACCGCGACCTGTCCTTCACCCGCCACGAGGCCGACCTCGCCCTGCGCCTGGCGCGGCCGCAGCAGGATGCCGCGCTGGTGATGCGCAAGGTCGGCGAACTCGGCTACGCGGTGTACGGCGCCGAGCGCTTCGCTGCCGTGCGGGCGGAGGACTGGCGCGGCCTGCCCTGGCTGGGCTACGCCGACGGCCTCGCCCAGCTGCCCGAGGCGCGCTGGCTGCAGCGGCTCGACCCGCAGGGCGGCCTGTGCCTGCGCGTCACCGCGGTGACCTCGCTGCAGCGCGCCTGCCAGGCCGGGCTCGGGCTGGCGCTGCTGCCCTGCCTGGTCGGCGAGGTGCCCGGATTGTTCCGGCTGTCCGGCGTCGAACTCAGCCGCGAGCTGTGGCTGCTGTGCCATCGCGACCTGCGCCAGACCCTGCGCTTTCGCGCGGTGGCCGACTGGCTGGCCGAGCGCGCCGCCGCCGATGCGCCTCGGCTGGCTGGCCTGGCGCCGCTGGCGGGCGAGCGCTGCGACTGA
- the prmB gene encoding 50S ribosomal protein L3 N(5)-glutamine methyltransferase — MSATPSRLHSIRDLIRWGVSRFHEAELFFGHGTDNAWDEARQLVLGGLHLPWDMPADYLDCRLEDDELDAVRALLQRRIDERIPAAYLLGEAWFCGLPYCVDERVLVPRSPIAELIERRFAPWLAGAPARILDLCTGSGCIGIACAHAFPEAEVVLADLSFDALEVANLNIERHEVEERVYTVQGDGFDGLPGQRFDLIVSNPPYVDAEDFADMPAEFHHEPAMGLACGEDGLDLVRRMLAEAADHLTDDGLLVIEVGNSQVHVEAAYPEVAFTWVEFARGGHGVFVLSAEQCRQHQALFRARLQG; from the coding sequence ATGAGCGCCACCCCGAGCCGCCTGCACAGCATCCGCGACCTGATCCGCTGGGGCGTCAGCCGTTTCCACGAGGCCGAGCTGTTCTTCGGCCACGGCACCGACAACGCCTGGGACGAGGCGCGCCAGCTGGTGCTCGGTGGCCTGCACCTGCCGTGGGACATGCCGGCCGACTACCTCGATTGCCGTCTGGAGGACGACGAGCTGGACGCCGTGCGCGCCCTGCTGCAGCGACGCATCGACGAGCGCATCCCGGCCGCCTACCTGCTCGGCGAGGCCTGGTTCTGCGGCCTGCCGTACTGCGTCGACGAGCGCGTGCTGGTGCCGCGCTCGCCGATCGCCGAGCTGATCGAGCGCCGCTTCGCCCCCTGGCTCGCGGGCGCCCCGGCGCGCATCCTCGACCTGTGCACCGGCTCCGGCTGCATCGGCATCGCCTGCGCCCATGCCTTCCCCGAGGCCGAGGTGGTGCTCGCCGACCTGTCGTTCGACGCGCTGGAAGTGGCCAACCTCAACATCGAACGCCACGAGGTGGAGGAGCGCGTCTACACCGTGCAGGGCGACGGCTTCGACGGCCTGCCGGGCCAGCGCTTCGACCTGATCGTCTCCAACCCGCCCTACGTCGACGCCGAGGACTTCGCCGACATGCCGGCCGAGTTCCACCACGAGCCGGCCATGGGCCTGGCCTGTGGCGAGGACGGTCTCGACCTGGTGCGCCGCATGCTCGCCGAGGCCGCCGACCACCTCACCGACGACGGCCTGCTGGTGATCGAGGTGGGCAACAGCCAGGTGCACGTCGAGGCGGCCTACCCGGAGGTGGCATTCACCTGGGTGGAGTTCGCCCGCGGCGGCCACGGCGTCTTCGTGCTCAGCGCCGAGCAGTGCCGCCAGCATCAGGCGCTGTTCCGGGCCCGCCTGCAGGGCTGA
- a CDS encoding MFS transporter, whose protein sequence is MSSALPYWRLSGFYFSYFALLGATAPFLALYFHHLGFSAARIGELVAIPMLMRCVAPNLWGWLGDVTGQRLLIVRLGALLTLLSFASIFYRQDYAWLALVMAMHAFFWHAVLPQFEVITLAHLREQAARYSQVRLWGSIGFICTVVGLGALFERVSLDAYPWAVTAIMLAIAASSLWIPNAQPQGHASEAQRGGFLQQLRRPGVPAFYGAVALMLLSHGPYYTFITLHLESLGYSRTQIGWLWALGVVAEILVFLVMARLLVRFSVRQVLLASLLLAVLRWLLLGNLAEHWPVLLLAQVMHAATFGSFHAAAIHFVRHSFAARQQGQGQALYAALSGVGGALGALYAGYSWNSLGPAWTFALASLAALAAAAIIALRLREPAQAS, encoded by the coding sequence ATGTCGTCCGCCTTGCCCTACTGGCGCCTGTCCGGCTTCTACTTCAGTTACTTCGCCCTGCTCGGGGCGACGGCGCCGTTCCTCGCCCTGTATTTCCACCACCTCGGCTTCTCCGCCGCGCGCATCGGCGAGCTGGTGGCCATCCCCATGCTGATGCGCTGCGTGGCGCCCAACCTGTGGGGCTGGCTGGGCGACGTCACCGGCCAGCGTCTCTTGATCGTGCGCCTCGGCGCGCTGCTGACCCTGCTCAGCTTCGCCAGCATCTTCTACCGCCAGGACTACGCCTGGCTGGCGCTGGTGATGGCCATGCACGCCTTCTTCTGGCACGCCGTGCTGCCGCAGTTCGAGGTCATCACCCTGGCGCACCTGCGCGAGCAGGCGGCGCGCTACAGTCAGGTGCGCCTGTGGGGCTCGATCGGCTTCATCTGCACCGTGGTCGGCCTCGGCGCGCTGTTCGAGCGGGTCAGCCTGGATGCCTATCCCTGGGCGGTGACCGCCATCATGCTGGCCATCGCCGCCAGCAGTCTGTGGATCCCCAACGCCCAGCCACAGGGCCACGCCAGCGAGGCGCAGCGCGGCGGCTTCCTGCAGCAGCTGCGTCGCCCCGGCGTGCCGGCGTTCTACGGCGCGGTGGCGCTGATGCTGCTCAGCCACGGGCCGTACTACACCTTCATCACCCTGCACCTGGAAAGCCTCGGCTACAGCCGCACCCAGATCGGCTGGCTGTGGGCGCTCGGGGTGGTCGCCGAGATCCTCGTGTTCTTGGTGATGGCGCGCCTGCTGGTGCGCTTCTCGGTGCGCCAGGTGCTGCTCGCCAGCCTGCTGCTGGCGGTGCTGCGCTGGCTGCTGCTGGGCAACCTGGCCGAGCACTGGCCGGTGCTGCTGCTGGCGCAGGTGATGCACGCGGCCACCTTCGGCAGCTTCCATGCCGCCGCCATCCATTTCGTCCGCCACAGCTTCGCCGCCCGCCAGCAGGGCCAGGGCCAGGCGCTGTACGCCGCGCTGTCCGGCGTCGGCGGCGCGCTCGGCGCGCTGTACGCCGGCTACAGCTGGAACAGCCTGGGCCCGGCCTGGACCTTCGCCCTGGCCAGTCTGGCGGCCCTGGCGGCTGCCGCTATCATCGCCCTGCGCCTGCGCGAGCCGGCGCAGGCTTCCTGA
- a CDS encoding 1,2-dihydroxy-3-keto-5-methylthiopentene dioxygenase: MSRLSVYHESTPNHPDKVLTHAEDIAATLAEVGVRFERWQASAPIAPGASQVEVIAAYHHEIEKLMSEQGYVTVDVISLDRSHPQKAELRAKFLDEHTHGEDEVRFFVAGRGLFTLHIGEYVYAVLCEKNDLIAVPAGTRHWFDMGEEPHFVAIRLFNNPEGWVAKFTGDAIAKSFPGLED, from the coding sequence ATGAGCCGCCTGAGCGTCTACCACGAGTCCACCCCCAACCACCCGGACAAGGTGCTGACCCACGCCGAGGACATCGCCGCCACCCTGGCCGAGGTCGGCGTGCGCTTCGAGCGCTGGCAGGCCAGTGCGCCCATCGCTCCCGGCGCCAGCCAGGTCGAGGTGATCGCCGCCTACCACCACGAGATCGAGAAGCTGATGAGCGAACAGGGCTACGTCACCGTCGACGTGATCAGCCTGGACCGCAGCCATCCGCAGAAGGCCGAGCTGCGCGCCAAGTTCCTCGACGAACACACCCACGGCGAGGACGAGGTGCGCTTCTTCGTCGCCGGCCGCGGCCTGTTCACCCTGCACATCGGCGAGTACGTCTACGCGGTGCTGTGCGAGAAGAACGACCTGATCGCGGTGCCGGCCGGCACCAGGCACTGGTTCGACATGGGCGAGGAGCCGCACTTCGTGGCCATCCGCCTGTTCAACAATCCCGAGGGCTGGGTGGCGAAGTTCACCGGCGATGCCATCGCCAAATCCTTCCCGGGGCTGGAGGACTGA
- a CDS encoding alpha/beta hydrolase, whose amino-acid sequence MPRLFLLLTLLLATALAQAAPTRILQWPMALRVPGGSLHGTLTLPERDGALPVVLMIAGSGPTDRDGNNPEGGHNDSLRLLARELAGRGIASLRYDKRGVAASRAAAPREEELSVAAYVADAVAWGQLLKSDPRFSRLILLGHSEGALIASLAAAEAGADALVSLAGVARPVGTVLREQLEGRLPPALAAETESVLAALEQGRQTAEVTPALHVLLRPSVQPYLISLLRQRPAEAFARVTVPALIVQGTRDFQVGVEEALLLQQARPEAQLLLVEGMDHVLRIVPSGARPLASYDDPRLPLAAELVEGLARFILP is encoded by the coding sequence ATGCCCCGCCTGTTCCTGCTGCTGACGCTGCTGCTCGCCACCGCCCTCGCCCAGGCGGCGCCGACGCGCATCCTGCAATGGCCGATGGCGCTACGGGTGCCCGGCGGCAGCCTGCACGGCACCCTGACCCTGCCCGAGCGCGACGGCGCGCTGCCGGTGGTGCTGATGATCGCCGGCTCGGGGCCGACCGACCGCGACGGCAACAATCCCGAGGGCGGCCACAACGACAGCCTGCGCCTGCTGGCCCGCGAGCTGGCCGGGCGCGGCATCGCCAGCCTGCGCTATGACAAGCGCGGCGTGGCCGCCAGCCGGGCGGCGGCGCCGCGCGAGGAGGAACTGAGCGTGGCGGCCTACGTCGCCGACGCAGTGGCCTGGGGCCAGTTGCTGAAGAGCGACCCGCGCTTCTCCCGGCTGATCCTGCTCGGCCACAGCGAGGGCGCGCTGATCGCCAGCCTGGCCGCGGCGGAGGCCGGCGCCGATGCGCTGGTCAGCCTGGCCGGCGTCGCCCGGCCGGTGGGCACGGTGCTGCGCGAACAGCTGGAGGGACGTCTGCCGCCGGCGCTGGCGGCGGAGACCGAGAGCGTCCTCGCCGCCCTGGAGCAGGGCCGGCAGACCGCCGAGGTCACCCCGGCGCTGCACGTGCTGCTGCGCCCGAGCGTGCAGCCCTACCTGATCTCGCTGCTGCGCCAGCGCCCGGCCGAGGCCTTCGCCCGGGTGACGGTGCCGGCGCTGATCGTGCAGGGCACCCGCGACTTCCAGGTCGGCGTCGAGGAAGCCCTGCTGCTCCAGCAGGCCAGGCCGGAGGCGCAGCTGCTGCTGGTCGAGGGCATGGACCATGTGCTGCGTATCGTGCCGAGCGGTGCCCGCCCGCTGGCCAGCTACGACGATCCGCGCCTGCCACTGGCGGCCGAGCTGGTGGAGGGGTTGGCGCGCTTCATCCTGCCCTGA
- a CDS encoding methylthioribulose 1-phosphate dehydratase: MTDKREILTRQIIEAGRFLYGRGWSPATSSNYSARLSADRALLTVSGKHKGQLTENDVLATDLAGNSLEPGKKPSAETLLHTQLYAWRADIGAVLHTHSVNATVLSRLTAGDQLLLEDYELQKAFAGVTTHEGQVLVPIFDNDQDIARLAGKVQQWLDTHPDCVGYLIRGHGLYTWGPQMSDALRQIEAFEFLFECELKTRQVLGR; encoded by the coding sequence ATGACCGACAAGCGCGAAATCCTCACCCGGCAGATCATCGAGGCCGGCCGCTTCCTCTACGGCCGCGGCTGGTCGCCGGCCACCAGCAGCAACTACTCGGCGCGCCTGTCGGCCGACCGGGCGCTGCTCACCGTGTCCGGCAAGCACAAGGGCCAGCTGACCGAGAACGACGTGCTGGCCACCGACCTGGCCGGCAACAGCCTGGAGCCGGGCAAGAAGCCCTCGGCCGAGACCCTGCTGCACACCCAGCTGTACGCCTGGCGCGCCGACATCGGCGCGGTGCTGCACACCCATTCGGTCAACGCCACCGTGCTGTCGCGCCTGACCGCGGGCGACCAGCTGCTGCTGGAAGACTACGAGCTGCAGAAGGCCTTCGCCGGGGTGACCACCCACGAGGGCCAGGTGCTGGTGCCGATCTTCGACAACGACCAGGACATAGCCCGTCTGGCCGGCAAGGTCCAGCAATGGCTGGATACGCATCCGGACTGCGTGGGCTACCTGATCCGCGGCCACGGCCTTTACACTTGGGGCCCGCAGATGAGCGATGCGCTGCGCCAGATCGAGGCCTTCGAATTCCTCTTCGAATGCGAACTGAAGACCCGCCAGGTGCTGGGTCGCTGA
- the mtnC gene encoding acireductone synthase: MPIKTILTDIEGTTSAVSFVFDVLFPFAVKHLPDFVRQHAGEPAVAAQLEAVRAESGEADADVERVIAILLEWIAADRKATPLKALQGMVWEQGYRAGQLKGHVYPDAVEALRQWHAEGYALYVYSSGSIQAQRLIFGCSEAGDLTPLFSGYFDTTSGGKREAASYARIAAAIGQPAGEILFLSDVVQELDAAHEAGMATCGLARDGGDLAGHPTVASFAAVEPARF, from the coding sequence GTGCCGATCAAGACCATCCTCACCGACATCGAGGGCACCACCAGCGCGGTCAGCTTCGTCTTCGACGTGCTGTTCCCGTTCGCCGTGAAGCACCTGCCGGACTTCGTTCGTCAGCACGCCGGGGAGCCGGCGGTGGCCGCGCAGCTGGAGGCCGTGCGCGCCGAGAGCGGCGAGGCCGACGCCGACGTCGAGCGGGTCATCGCCATCCTCCTCGAGTGGATCGCCGCCGACCGCAAGGCCACTCCGCTCAAGGCCCTGCAGGGCATGGTCTGGGAGCAGGGCTACCGCGCCGGCCAGCTCAAGGGCCACGTCTACCCGGATGCGGTGGAGGCGTTGCGCCAGTGGCATGCCGAAGGCTACGCCCTGTACGTGTATTCCTCCGGCTCGATCCAGGCGCAGCGGCTGATCTTCGGCTGTTCCGAGGCGGGCGACCTGACCCCGCTGTTCTCCGGCTACTTCGACACCACCAGCGGCGGCAAGCGCGAGGCGGCGTCCTACGCGCGCATCGCCGCCGCCATCGGCCAGCCGGCCGGCGAGATCCTGTTCCTCTCCGACGTGGTGCAGGAGCTGGACGCCGCCCACGAAGCCGGCATGGCCACCTGCGGCCTGGCCCGCGACGGCGGCGATCTGGCCGGTCACCCGACCGTGGCGAGCTTCGCCGCCGTCGAGCCGGCGCGCTTCTGA
- a CDS encoding Smr/MutS family protein → MQDDDFSLFHSEMRGVKRIRVEERADTGKPKADRQQVAQRQQSAILTQQTTTVDGLSDLFVIDVGAEDELYWARDGVQEGQMRKLKAGQIAFEGSLDLHGMSVETARATLWDFLAEAARFEVRCVRITHGKAARTDGRRPMVKSHVNTWLRQHPQVLGFTSCLAKHGGTGAVYVLLKRTMLEGRDE, encoded by the coding sequence ATGCAAGACGACGATTTTTCCCTGTTCCACAGCGAGATGCGCGGGGTCAAGCGCATCAGGGTCGAGGAACGCGCCGACACCGGCAAGCCGAAGGCCGACCGCCAGCAGGTCGCCCAGCGCCAGCAGAGCGCCATCCTCACCCAGCAGACCACCACGGTCGACGGTCTTTCCGACCTGTTCGTCATCGACGTCGGCGCCGAGGACGAGCTGTACTGGGCGCGCGACGGCGTGCAGGAAGGCCAGATGCGCAAGCTCAAGGCCGGGCAGATCGCCTTCGAGGGCAGCCTCGACCTGCACGGCATGAGTGTGGAGACGGCGCGCGCCACCCTGTGGGACTTCCTCGCCGAGGCGGCGCGCTTCGAGGTGCGCTGCGTGCGCATCACCCACGGCAAGGCGGCGCGCACCGACGGCCGCCGGCCGATGGTCAAGAGCCACGTCAACACCTGGCTGCGCCAGCACCCGCAGGTGCTCGGCTTCACCTCCTGCCTGGCCAAGCATGGCGGCACCGGCGCGGTCTACGTGCTGCTCAAGCGCACCATGCTGGAAGGCCGCGACGAATAG
- a CDS encoding cysteine hydrolase family protein, with protein MSDAKTLFELTGSSHPAANLRQATLLIIDAQNEYRSGDLRLPGVDAAAAQIHRLLAAARAAGAPVVHVQHIGVPGYLFDPEGPRGEIFEELTPLPGEAVVRKPLPNSFARSELDRVLRELGREELVVVGFMTHMCVSATVRAAKDLGYRSTVVAAACATRDLPGIDGSLVDAATLHRVELAALADLFATVVTDAAALGA; from the coding sequence ATGAGCGACGCCAAGACCCTGTTCGAACTGACCGGCAGCAGCCACCCGGCCGCCAACCTCAGGCAGGCCACCCTGCTGATCATCGACGCGCAGAACGAGTACCGCAGCGGCGACCTGCGCCTGCCCGGCGTCGACGCCGCGGCCGCGCAGATCCACCGCCTGCTGGCAGCGGCGCGCGCCGCCGGCGCACCCGTGGTGCACGTGCAGCACATCGGCGTGCCCGGCTACCTGTTCGACCCCGAAGGCCCGCGCGGCGAGATCTTCGAGGAGCTGACCCCGCTGCCGGGCGAGGCGGTGGTGCGCAAGCCGCTGCCCAACTCCTTCGCCCGCAGCGAGCTGGATCGCGTGCTGCGCGAGCTGGGCCGCGAGGAGCTGGTGGTGGTCGGCTTCATGACCCACATGTGCGTCAGCGCCACGGTACGCGCCGCCAAGGACCTCGGCTATCGCAGCACGGTGGTCGCCGCCGCCTGCGCCACCCGCGACCTGCCGGGCATCGACGGCAGCCTGGTGGATGCCGCCACCCTGCACCGCGTCGAACTGGCCGCGCTGGCCGACCTGTTCGCCACCGTGGTGACCGACGCCGCGGCGCTCGGCGCCTGA